ATTAATTGGTAAAACTTTAAATTCCCTCTTGAAGAGTTTTCTAACAAAGATCTTTTATTTAGACAATAGGATGAATGACAAAACTAGAATGTATGCCAATTAATTCcctcaaagagaaaggaagacttAAGAGGATTTCCTAGGCCTTCCTgtaattttgtatgtatttaaacTGCACTGTATTTGCTCATTAAGATACTAATATGCTATTAAACTTAATCATATTGCCCAATTCAAACAGCCGccagttttcttctctcttggGATTTGCCATCAAGGAAGTAGTTTGTAAACACAGAAACCACCAGTTTTAGGATTTTACCtgtagagtttttttttatttttttctaattttacataTGCTAACCTAGCTTTGCATCAAAATTACTTTTGGTatctattaatctttttttttattccctggGGGAATTCACTGTTTATAGAGTTTTAAAGCAAACTTAAATTTTAGAGTAAGTTATAATTGGTAAAATTGTTTAGGTAATTGACAGTTGCTATCTTTTAACTGGattcattttatccttttataATGACCTTGTTGGCTTCACTTCAGATGGCGAGTTCCAATTATTACAGAGAAACTTCATGGAAAAGTACTACCAAGAGTTTGAagacacagaagaaaacaaactcATCTATACTcctatttttaatgaatatgtaagtttgtttcctttttttccctttctccaagaGATTAAGGATCCTTTGAATTTAGATCTAGGAGCAAATGATGTCAACAGTAtttcatgtctttttaaaaataagttttattagtcctttgtttttacattatctaGTCCCATTGTATTTCTCCCTTTACATTCTTCTAGAGAatcattctttataataaaatattaagaaagaaacACCATATTGAAAAAAGCTGCTCTTTCATTCAGTATCTCAAATCCATGAATCTTCTATTTCTGGAGGAATAGTGTATGTACTCCATGTCTTTTACAATATAATTGTACTTTGATAAGCAGGCAAGTATTGTGTTCCAACTCCAGCTGAGTTTCTCTTTCATCTCCTATTAATCATTCTTCTTactccaattttcttctttccaaaagCCTTTCATCAAAATTTCTGGTCAAGTTCAtcagtttcttattttaaaatacaatgttGGTATAGAATATCCTCCCACCATGATCCTGTCTCAGATACCATGTACACAGGTccaagtgagaataataatagcaccttttatttttccaaattcttttcattgctttcattttattaaacttgcaataaattattttaattatataacaaTCCTTTAAATATGGATAGTTAGCATAGTTCCATTTTACCAATTTGAAAATTAAgacataaacatttttaaactttacctAATATCACTCAGAAAGTTGGTGGTAGGGTAGGGAACTCTGTTCCAAGTCTCTTAATTTCTACTCCAAGgttcatttttctgattctaatgcTTCCCATGATTTCAATAAGATAGTTAGCTTAATATAGAATAGGGTTTAGCCTCAgggacttaatttttttaatacagaAGCTAGAAATGAAATAGCCAATTAAATAAATTTGGAAGGCTTTATcaagatatttatataattctaccCTATGATACATATCCAGGATACATAATTACAAAGACATGCAAACCTTTAGGAGTAATGATGCTTACCTTTGCATTATGTATAAGTTGTTAATGAACAAAGAAATGCTCTTTCTGAATGAacgtttcttctttttttgggggggggggctgaggcaattagggttaagtgacttgtccagggtcacacagctaggaagtgttaagtgtcttaggtcTTAATGAACATTTCTTATCTTTATAATTAACCAGGAGACTTTTAAatcttttagatctctttggtcgaaaaatatattgaagaacaGCTGCTTGAAAGGATTCCTGGGTTTAACATGGCCACTTTCACTACAACATTACAGTAAGTGAAGCTGAAATGTAGTCCTCTCTTCTCTTATCTTCTACTTTACATGCTTTAGGGCTGAAAGAACTAGAGTACTGGAGAATGTCTTTGTGGTGGGGTAAAGGTACCTTTTAGGATGCTGAAAAGTAGTCTGAGgaagactttaaaatttaatatgtttcatttccagttctaaaattgatAACCTTTCCATTAATAGACAACATAAGGATGAAGTAGCAGGTGATATATTTGACATGCTGCTCACATTTACGGATTTCCTGGCTTTCAAAGAAATGTTTTTGGACTACAGAGCTGTAAGTAGCTTTTATCTTCTAAGTAGCTCTTCTGCACCTGTCAGAATATGGTTCACTTTAACACATTAAGCACCTATTGAATGTAAAATACTCTGCCAGGCTCTggagataataaagatgaaaaattgtCCCTGCCCTTAGGAAGCTAGCCTTGTGCTTGGGAATACAATACCTGAACTAAGTGAAAGCAAGATAAtttgaagaggaaatgaaaagcaCACACAACAAACCCTGAATAAGGTCTCCACTGTGGACCTATCATGTAAAAGCACTGTGTTTTCCATCCCATATGCTGATCTAGTGTGGCTACTGTGTGCAGTTAGTGATGTTATTTTGCAGTCAGTGACCCACCAGATCTGTCTGTTACTAGATCgcttattttttttcagtgataatGCATATGAATGCAAACCTAAAAAATGACCATATTTTTCCCCTTGCACTGGATTTTCCTGGGTGTTCATATCTGAGATAtgctttatggttttttttttgttttgttttttgataaactTAGATgacatttaattttcctttaatataACACAAAATATTCCATAAGTTACATTCCTTTAAGAAAACTGATTACATTAAAATTCTCTTCTCCAATCTACACTGAAGATGTTTCGACTTTAGTTTCAATAACCAATAAAACAGCAGCTGGGTTCCACAAACACTTGTATCAATTTTTCTTAGATCATTTTGAAACCATTAAGAACCTTATTTCATACAGGCATATGCATCTAATACCAGATGGATGACTAGGCCAAATACTTATTTCCCTAATGACTATACATTTTCAGATCGAGAACAGTGAGGGTATTACATATTGCATTTTGCTTATGGCTTTTAAGCCGACTACTTGCTCTGAATATAAAAGtaggaacattaaaaaaaaaaaaaaaaaaaaaaaaaaaaaacatctttagcTGTTTGACTTCAGGTATGAATCACAAAAGAAGATAACACATGTCATAACAATCCCACCCTATTGCCAGACTCCAGAAAAGGGGGACATCATTCCTATAGAAAGGAGTGTAATTGGGAAATCAAGTTAGAAGGATCTAACCTCATGTACAGTTCAAAAGCCATCATTCAAACTACTTTTTCCTAAATGCAAACAAATCTCCACCTGCGCCTTTTGAGAAGTTTTGTGACATTTCTTTGTGATGGTGAGTTTTTTTCACTTATATACTTGGATGGCATGGAAAAAACATTAGTTATAATCCCAAGAAATTTTCTCTCAAATAGCCAAATCCCAAATCAGAGGCttcagagctttttaaaaaaaaaaaaaaaaagaaagaaagaaaaaagccttaCAAATCATTGTGCATAATCTAAACTTTCCAAGGCTGACATTGGAGATGAGATATAATAGGGCAGGTATTATCATACCATGCTTCCTTTTCACGTGCAGAGGAATTTTTAGAGAAGGGATTTAATTTCTCTAGTGCCAGTGGAGAGGATGAATGACCTGCAGGGCACAGAGTGAAAACTAGCTGTAGGAAAATTAGAGGTTTCACTAGCAAAACAACCAATACTATCAAGTTAAAATCTTGCTTTTGGCATTTTGAGAAAGCTATAGCTCATATTGGTTAAACAGTGGATATATACTAAACTGTTAATCACTTTTAGAGAACTTGCAgttgatcaaaaataaaaatatctaacaAATATCTCTTGCAAGTTCTTTACATTGTTAAATAGTAGAACCTTTGAAACATAAGCTATCTCTTTAAATGACAGaagcaatttaaaaatgaagaaatttcacTTACTAAAATTCAGAACATAGGGGGTAGCTAAATAATTTTGGACAAAACttcacaaaacaaaactcatagcATATGACCAGCAGAGCTGACAGAAATTTAAAACCTATATGCTTtgttttttagggaaaaaaatatatatttttatttttgaagaatctTACCAGGGCTAATCTTGAGCAAAATTGTAATATGgaaagtttttctttactttcGGGGTTTTCAGCATATGTCTCGAAGAGTACAGACGCTTAGCTACTTTTCCTCTTGGCAAAGGCAACATCCATCGGTTTCATTTACTTTAAGCTGTTAAGAGGAGAGATATCTTAACTTTCCCAAGGAATTTAGAatctagagttagaaaggacttCCCTGttgatgtttttttgttttgttttgttttgttttaagagttTTGAATCTTTTGTCActttaaagcatttctttttctcctaaaggaaaaagaaggcCGAAGTCTGGACTTAAGCAGTGGTTTAGTGGTGACATCATTATGCAAGTCATCTTCCATACCTGCTTCTCAGAACAATTTACGACATTAGTTCACATTCTCTGGATAAGAGTTTATCATCTTGGACATTCCAAACGTGAAAGATGGTGAGTGATCACAGCGTGATGGACAACATGCTCAGTGATTGGGGAATACAGCTGGAAAAGACTGACCTTGTTCTGGTGCTTTTAATTAATGTTAAGTGTAGAGTGATCATAAAGAACTCTGCTGGAATACTGGCTTCTCACGAAATATCCCCATTAGCCCTGGTACACTGGCCAAAGTGGCCTCAACTCCCTGGTGCTTCTGACAGGGTAGGGAAAAGAGGATTCTCTCTATGTGTTTGTCTGTGTcttgtgtgtctatgtgtgtatacatacattttgGGATGAAATTATATTGGCCATTTCAGTTAttgctccttttcaatatatgTTGTATAAggttggaaggagggaaggaaccTAGGATAGATGTGTTAGCTGCACATGTTTCTcttaaatcaaaatattataactTCTGTTTTTTATCCCAAACATGGACAGGTTTTTCACACACATCTTTATGGTAATACAAGGCTTTGTGATACAAGTCTTTTCCCTGGTACACATTTCAACCCCATGTTTTATGGTGTCTTTTTAGACAGTGTGTATTCATCTAGGGACAATTATTCAAACCCAGCTCATTTTCGTAAAGATTTATGAAGTTGTTTTAACTTTCTCTCTACTATATTAGGAACATTGGGGAGCACAGGATTTGGCTGGAAATTTTCCCCTAAATTAAAATGTTGTTTTCCtagaagtaaaatataaaaatttatagttttaggtttgtaAAAATTTTGTGACCTCAGCATGTGCTGAGCCACATAGCAGCAGTCTCATCATGTCTAGCCAAAACACTCTTTGAGAATCTGCTGACAGTGTATATTTTAGCAGCAAATTCTAAGATCTTATGAATTTGGTTTGGGCATTTCCATGAATGTCCAGTTAGGAAGAAGGCTAAGTATTATAAAGCTTTTTAGGTTTAAAGTATTCTTGGGtgaaaaattatcttatattgttatttcattttgtcagaaaCCCTACAAGTTACATACAGAAGTGTAATTTATATTGGAAAGGAGGATTGAAACATgtgcttttttcataattctcctatGGTTAATGTAAATTTGATCAGTTTTTCctacaaaaaaagaatatgtcataaatttgtttatattctctctcctcttacAACTTCTCCTCCCAAGATGGTGTTCTATTAGTCCATATGAGTAAGAGGAGGAAGTGGGCAAAACCTTGAATTATCTGTTTTTTTCAGTGTAGGAAAATAGTCAATTTCTCTAAAAAGCAAGAGCTTtgaattatcatttctatttttttttttttttttagtttgggaAAATGTTCAGTGTCTCTAATAAGTCAAGGTACTTATAAGAAAATGTATATGTCATAACACTTTGGAGAAAAGACATAGATGGCTATCTGACTTTctttaaattgaaaataagattattgaattttaatttgaCTATTCCAGTTTTAAGGCATGAACAGAAAATtgtatctttttaaatatatatatgtgtatatatacaaatatacatatacacatgtcaTGTGTTGAGAAACATGGATTGGTTgggttttttgtgttttattttgttttgttttgttttgtttttttttacaataagtGTAATCTGACACACTTCACCAGAACATCAGATACTCAAATATTAAAGATCATTCTTTCTTTAACTCTGTCCTCAGGTGACTCCTTTTTTGGGGTTTAAAGGTAAACTAAATAATACAATTGTGAAAGTTATTAATTTGTTCAGGAGGCATATTTCCCCTGAACCTTGTCAGAATAATCTTGTTATGAGTAGGGATACCTAATGCCTCAGTCTTCAAAAagtacttgcttttttttttttttttttttttttttttttttttttttgaggcaattggagttaggtgattttcccagggtcacacagctaggaaatgttgtgtctgaggtcaaatttgaactggtgtcctcctgacttcagggctggtactctatttactgcgctacctagctaccccccaatacttgctttttaaaaaataattatcagattTAGAAATCTTAGCTGGACAAGTCTGGTGCTGACTTGGATATAAATCAGCCTATAAGTATTTAAGTTCTGATATGCCTGGCATTGTTCTAGGCATCAGGGATATAAAGGCAAACATAAAATTTCCTCTATCCccaagaaacaataataaaaaaagattaattgctcttttaatttttgtcagtTTTTAGGGAAGAAGGACACTCCAACAGGTACTTACTTGTCTATAGGAACGTGTTAAAAGGAAGCACCTTCATTTGAGGTTCATTGTTGAGGACAACAAAATGGTGAAAAAACATTTTGTccacattttgttttaaaaaaaaaaacccaaaaaacaaaaacacaaggaatggggcagctaagtggtgcagtggctagagcaccagccctgaagtcaggagaacccaggttcaaatctggcctcagacatttaatacgtcctaactgtgtgaccctgggcaagtcacttaaccccaattgcctcgaccaaaaaaaaaaattaaaggaaaaaaaaacccgcAAGCAAATGTTCTCTTTTATAAATAGATTTAAGGTATTAGGTAGGATATTGACTAAAAAATCACTGAATGGCTTGAGTGATGATCACATTTTTGCCTAGTAGTGTCCTGGCTGCTAAAGCAGTAAACATAGAGATTCAGGAGTGTTAAATCATTTTACTATTGATGGTTTTTTTCAGCCCTGAAAAGAAGCTTATGTACTGCTTGGTGAACATTTCAGCAAGACTTTTCATCTCACTTCCTCTGTTAGTAATGAAACAATACATCTTCACATATATTTGGGTATGATCATATTTTTAACATCTGAGAGGGTTAAGGACAaaggaaaatgggggaaattttatttaaagaatttttaggaTGTGCTTTCAAATTTTAGCCCTAGCCATTCTTCAAAATTTGGGATATGTGTAACAAAGGACTAGTATCCTAAGTAAGGGTCACAGTTTCTCCTAGTTTATGCCTTCCCTATTAATGGCCTTTTGAAAGAGTAACCTAAGTAGGTA
The DNA window shown above is from Sminthopsis crassicaudata isolate SCR6 chromosome 2, ASM4859323v1, whole genome shotgun sequence and carries:
- the ARL2BP gene encoding ADP-ribosylation factor-like protein 2-binding protein isoform X2, which translates into the protein MRSSASDAEFDAVVGCIEDIIMDGEFQLLQRNFMEKYYQEFEDTEENKLIYTPIFNEYISLVEKYIEEQLLERIPGFNMATFTTTLQQHKDEVAGDIFDMLLTFTDFLAFKEMFLDYRAEKEGRSLDLSSGLVVTSLCKSSSIPASQNNLRH
- the ARL2BP gene encoding ADP-ribosylation factor-like protein 2-binding protein isoform X1, coding for MVEVRKEAPEVLGASRSTMMDTLEEENFALAISSASDAEFDAVVGCIEDIIMDGEFQLLQRNFMEKYYQEFEDTEENKLIYTPIFNEYISLVEKYIEEQLLERIPGFNMATFTTTLQQHKDEVAGDIFDMLLTFTDFLAFKEMFLDYRAEKEGRSLDLSSGLVVTSLCKSSSIPASQNNLRH